Proteins encoded within one genomic window of Catharus ustulatus isolate bCatUst1 chromosome 10, bCatUst1.pri.v2, whole genome shotgun sequence:
- the WDR33 gene encoding pre-mRNA 3' end processing protein WDR33 isoform X5, whose product MATEIGSPPRFFHMPRFQHQAPRQLFYKRPDFAQQQAMQQLTFDGKRMRKAVNRKTIDYNPSVIKYLENRVWQRDQRDMRAIQPDAGYYNDLVPPIGMLNNPMNAVTTKFVRTSTNKVKCPVFVVRWTPEGRRLVTGASSGEFTLWNGLTFNFETILQAHDSPVRAMTWSHNDMWMLTADHGGYVKYWQSNMNNVKMFQAHKEAIREASFSPTDNKFATCSDDGTVRIWDFLRCHEERILRGQPRFDCVHQCS is encoded by the exons ATGGCCACAGAAATCGGCTCCCCGCCGCGGTTTTTCCACATGCCGCGCTTCCAGCACCAGGCGCCGCGGCAGCTGTTCTACAAGCGGCCTGACTTCGCCCAGCAGCAGGCCATGCAGCAGCTCACCTTCGACGGCAAGCGCATGAGGAAAGCTGTCAACAGAAAGACCATAGACTACAATCCTTCTGTCATCAAGTATTTGGAG aataGGGTATGGCAGAGAGACCAACGAGATATGCGAGCCATCCAGCCCGATGCAGGATATTATAATGAT ttgGTCCCTCCTATAGGAATGCTGAACAACCCTATGAATGCTGTGACAACAAAATTTGTTCGGACATCTACTAATAAAGTAAAATGCCCAGTATTTGTTGTCAGG TGGACTCCTGAGGGGAGACGCTTGGTCACTGGTGCATCTAGTGGGGAGTTCACTTTATGGAATGGACTGACTTTCAATTTTGAAACAATATTGCAG GCTCACGACAGCCCTGTAAGGGCTATGACTTGGTCACACAATGATATGTGGATGCTGACAGCAGACCACGGGGGATATGTGAAATACTGGCAGTCCAACATGAACAACGTCAAGATGTTCCAGGCACATAAGGAGGCGATTAGAGAGGCCAG TTTCTCACCCACGGATAATAAATTTGCTACATGCTCTGACGACGGCACTGTTAGAATCTGGGACTTTCTACGTTGCCATGAGGAGAGAATTCTTCGAG GGCAACCTAGGTTTGACTGTGTGCATCAGTGTTCCTGA